A single region of the Jatrophihabitans sp. GAS493 genome encodes:
- a CDS encoding ABC-F family ATP-binding cassette domain-containing protein — protein sequence MAASNLINIERVGKSFGTTTVLSDVSLGVASGERIGVVGRNGGGKSTLLRLITGLETPDSGRVTRTGGVEVAAVTQRGTLREGATVRDLVVGTGATHEWAGDSAIRGILSGLGLAALGLDSVVDRLSGGERRRVSLAAALVQQADLLVLDEPTNHLDVEGITWLADYLNTRRGALLVVTHDRWFLDAVCTRTWEVIDGGVRQFDGGYAAYVLARSERARQAETTEAKRLNLLRKELAWLRRGAPARTSKPKFRIDAAEALIADVPPVRSTTELRSLSQKRLGRSVYDLEDVTVTVGEDRVLLDDISWHVGPGDRIGIIGVNGSGKTHLLRLLAGTLQPQRGTVSIGSTVHAGYLSQEIHELPDKLRVIEAVQEVRTTAEIGGVELSATQLAERFGFANDRQWTPVSDLSGGERRRLQLLRLLLTQPNVLLLDEPTNDLDTDTLAALEDLLDTWAGTLVVVSHDRYLVERICDSTVALIGDGSLAALPGGIDEYLSLRAKVADDASSAVVGQKPKEKSGDSRAARKELTRLERQIATLDKREKTLHDELAKHATDYEKTAELDRHLRETIEAKEAAELTWLELADEV from the coding sequence ATGGCCGCCAGCAACCTGATCAACATCGAGCGGGTGGGCAAGTCCTTCGGCACCACCACGGTCCTCTCCGATGTCTCCCTCGGGGTGGCCTCCGGCGAGCGGATCGGCGTGGTGGGGCGCAACGGCGGTGGTAAATCGACCCTGCTTCGCCTGATCACCGGGCTGGAGACGCCGGACTCCGGTCGGGTCACCCGCACCGGCGGGGTCGAGGTGGCCGCGGTGACGCAGCGCGGGACGCTGCGTGAAGGGGCCACCGTCCGGGACCTGGTCGTCGGCACCGGGGCCACCCATGAGTGGGCCGGTGACTCGGCGATCCGCGGAATCCTTAGCGGCCTGGGGTTGGCCGCCCTCGGTCTGGACTCCGTCGTCGACCGCCTCTCCGGCGGTGAGCGGCGGCGGGTCTCGCTGGCCGCGGCCCTGGTCCAGCAGGCGGATCTGCTGGTGCTCGACGAGCCGACCAACCACCTCGACGTGGAGGGCATCACCTGGCTGGCCGACTATCTCAACACCCGACGGGGTGCCCTGCTGGTGGTGACCCACGATCGCTGGTTCCTGGATGCCGTCTGCACCCGCACCTGGGAGGTCATCGACGGCGGGGTGCGCCAGTTCGACGGGGGCTACGCCGCCTACGTGCTGGCCCGTTCCGAGCGGGCCCGGCAGGCGGAGACGACCGAGGCGAAGCGCCTCAACCTGCTGCGCAAGGAACTGGCCTGGCTGCGCCGCGGCGCCCCGGCCCGCACCTCCAAGCCGAAGTTCCGCATCGACGCCGCCGAGGCCCTCATCGCCGACGTTCCGCCGGTGCGCTCAACGACCGAACTCCGCTCGTTGTCGCAGAAACGGCTCGGACGCAGCGTCTACGACCTGGAGGACGTCACCGTCACCGTCGGCGAAGACCGCGTCCTCCTCGACGACATCAGCTGGCATGTCGGGCCGGGTGACCGGATCGGCATCATCGGGGTCAACGGGTCGGGGAAGACGCACCTGCTGCGACTGTTGGCCGGAACACTGCAGCCGCAGCGCGGCACGGTGAGCATCGGATCGACGGTGCACGCCGGCTACCTATCCCAGGAGATTCACGAACTACCTGACAAATTAAGGGTAATCGAGGCCGTCCAGGAGGTCCGTACCACCGCTGAGATCGGTGGCGTCGAGCTCTCCGCGACCCAACTAGCCGAGCGCTTCGGCTTCGCCAACGACCGGCAGTGGACCCCGGTCAGCGACCTCTCCGGAGGCGAGCGGCGCCGGCTGCAGCTGCTGCGACTGCTACTGACCCAGCCGAACGTGCTGCTGCTGGACGAGCCGACCAACGACCTGGACACCGACACCCTGGCCGCGCTTGAGGATCTGCTGGACACCTGGGCCGGAACGCTAGTGGTGGTCAGTCACGACCGGTACCTGGTCGAGCGGATCTGCGACTCGACGGTTGCCCTGATCGGCGACGGCTCACTGGCCGCGCTACCGGGTGGGATCGACGAGTACCTGAGCCTGCGAGCCAAGGTCGCAGACGATGCGTCGAGTGCGGTGGTCGGCCAGAAACCGAAGGAAAAATCAGGTGATTCCCGGGCCGCCCGCAAGGAGTTGACCCGTCTGGAACGTCAGATAGCGACGCTGGACAAGCGCGAGAAGACGCTGCACGACGAGCTGGCCAAGCACGCGACCGACTACGAGAAGACGGCCGAACTGGATCGTCACCTTCGCGAGACGATCGAGGCGAAGGAGGCCGCCGAACTGACCTGGCTGGAGCTGGCCGACGAGGTCTAG
- a CDS encoding TetR/AcrR family transcriptional regulator, whose translation MSESDAAPRVRMTGKQRREQLLDVGRSLFAEKGFQATSIEEIALRASVSKPVVYEHFGGKEGLYAVVVDREMQSLMNRIGSSLTGGGARELVEAAALAFLSYIEEETDGFRVLTRDSPVVSGSGTFSTLLNDIAGQVEHILSEEFARQGFQVELAGMYAQMLVGMVALTGQWWLEARQPPREVVAAHLVNLGWNGLHRLQADPKLRTAIALGD comes from the coding sequence ATGAGCGAATCGGATGCGGCTCCCCGGGTGCGTATGACGGGGAAGCAGCGACGGGAGCAGCTGCTGGATGTCGGGCGCTCCCTCTTCGCGGAGAAGGGGTTCCAGGCCACCTCGATCGAGGAGATCGCGCTCCGGGCATCGGTGAGCAAGCCGGTCGTCTACGAGCACTTCGGCGGCAAGGAGGGCCTCTACGCCGTCGTGGTCGATCGCGAGATGCAGTCGTTGATGAATCGGATCGGGTCTTCGCTCACCGGCGGCGGGGCACGGGAACTGGTCGAAGCGGCCGCGCTGGCCTTCCTCTCCTACATCGAGGAAGAGACCGACGGCTTCCGCGTGCTCACCCGTGACTCGCCGGTGGTCTCCGGTTCCGGGACGTTCTCGACGCTGCTCAACGACATCGCCGGCCAGGTCGAGCACATCCTCTCCGAGGAGTTCGCCCGGCAGGGGTTCCAGGTGGAGCTCGCCGGCATGTATGCCCAGATGCTGGTCGGGATGGTCGCCCTCACCGGCCAGTGGTGGCTGGAGGCCCGCCAACCCCCGCGGGAGGTGGTCGCCGCCCACTTGGTGAACCTCGGTTGGAACGGCCTGCACCGCCTGCAGGCGGATCCGAAGCTGCGTACGGCGATCGCGCTCGGCGACTAG
- the kynU gene encoding kynureninase, translating into MSIQSRSDALAADTADPLAGVRAKFVLPPGLIYLDGNSLGALPAATPAAVADAVTRQWGHDLITSWGPTGGSREGQPSEQQVGSQGWWALPAQIGDRIGALVGAAPGQVMCGDSTSVQLFQTMVAAARLRPQRRTLVIDDANFPTDTYIAESVARLLDLRLLRVAPGEFAPDEDTAVVAYSVVDYRSGELFDTAAITAAAHDAGAIALWDLCHAAGALEIGLDDLGADLAVGCSYKYLNGGPGAPAWAYVADRHQRVIDLPITGWHGHQDPFSLAKNFSPADGIERLRIGTPPVLSMQALASALDVWTGVSVADVRQKSLALTDLVIDYADRELARFGVEVITPREHERRGSQVALRIPDALQVMQELINQGVMGDFRAPDLLRLGLTPLTLSYADVWDAMAILQQLLQP; encoded by the coding sequence ATGAGCATCCAATCCCGCAGCGACGCCCTTGCCGCCGACACCGCCGATCCGCTGGCCGGGGTGCGCGCCAAATTCGTACTGCCGCCGGGGCTGATCTATCTGGACGGCAACTCCCTGGGCGCGCTTCCGGCCGCCACCCCGGCCGCCGTCGCCGACGCGGTGACCCGGCAGTGGGGGCACGATCTGATCACCTCCTGGGGTCCGACCGGCGGCTCACGAGAAGGGCAGCCCAGCGAGCAGCAGGTCGGTTCGCAGGGGTGGTGGGCCCTACCGGCGCAGATCGGCGATCGGATCGGCGCGCTCGTCGGGGCCGCGCCAGGTCAGGTGATGTGCGGCGACTCGACCAGCGTCCAGTTGTTCCAGACGATGGTCGCTGCGGCCCGACTCCGCCCGCAACGACGAACCCTGGTCATCGACGACGCCAACTTCCCCACCGACACCTATATCGCCGAGTCGGTGGCCCGGCTCCTCGACCTGCGCCTGCTGCGGGTCGCACCGGGTGAATTCGCGCCCGACGAGGACACCGCCGTCGTCGCCTACAGCGTGGTCGACTACCGCAGCGGCGAGCTCTTCGACACCGCGGCGATCACCGCCGCCGCCCACGACGCCGGCGCGATCGCGCTCTGGGACCTCTGCCACGCCGCCGGCGCCCTGGAGATCGGGTTGGACGATCTCGGCGCGGACCTGGCGGTCGGATGCTCATACAAGTACCTCAACGGCGGCCCGGGGGCACCGGCCTGGGCCTACGTGGCCGACCGGCATCAACGGGTCATAGATCTGCCGATCACCGGGTGGCACGGTCATCAAGACCCCTTCTCGCTGGCTAAAAACTTTAGCCCAGCCGACGGGATCGAACGGCTGCGGATCGGCACACCGCCGGTGCTCTCGATGCAGGCCCTGGCCAGCGCCCTGGACGTCTGGACCGGCGTCTCGGTCGCCGATGTACGGCAGAAGTCGCTGGCCCTGACCGACCTGGTGATCGACTACGCCGACCGCGAACTGGCCAGATTCGGCGTCGAGGTGATCACTCCGCGCGAGCATGAGCGACGAGGTTCGCAGGTGGCGCTGCGCATCCCGGACGCGCTGCAGGTGATGCAGGAGCTCATCAACCAGGGCGTGATGGGCGATTTCCGGGCTCCGGATCTGCTCCGCCTCGGGCTCACCCCGTTGACTCTCAGCTACGCCGATGTGTGGGACGCGATGGCGATTCTGCAGCAGCTCCTGCAGCCCTAG
- a CDS encoding toxin-antitoxin system HicB family antitoxin: MDLTPHVNNLGREFATLAETGGEEARTLVERLTGALESAIRMTLLDALSAAADEISRDLAPGSVEVRLRGRDPSFVVTLPAGPASDFAPGFAPDFAHNVDTGAAVGSAAGTVDADLLVAEDGPAARINVRLPEQLKTSVEAAAAKEGRSVNAWLVRAAAAALQRSDRDQRPEPHGGGRRSKQGFTGWVR, from the coding sequence ATGGATCTGACACCGCATGTGAACAACCTCGGACGTGAGTTCGCCACGCTCGCCGAAACCGGCGGCGAAGAGGCCCGAACGCTCGTCGAACGCCTGACCGGAGCGCTGGAGTCAGCGATCCGGATGACCCTGCTGGATGCCCTGTCGGCGGCGGCCGACGAGATCTCCCGGGACCTCGCTCCGGGTTCGGTCGAGGTGCGGCTGCGCGGACGGGACCCGAGCTTCGTCGTCACCCTGCCTGCGGGCCCAGCTTCCGACTTCGCCCCCGGTTTTGCCCCCGACTTCGCCCACAACGTCGATACCGGCGCGGCCGTGGGATCCGCGGCTGGCACCGTCGACGCCGACCTGCTCGTCGCCGAAGACGGCCCCGCGGCGCGCATCAACGTACGCCTCCCCGAGCAGCTCAAGACCTCGGTCGAGGCGGCCGCGGCCAAGGAGGGTCGCTCGGTCAACGCATGGCTGGTGCGGGCCGCAGCCGCCGCGCTACAGCGCTCCGATCGCGACCAGCGTCCCGAGCCACACGGCGGTGGCCGGCGCAGCAAGCAGGGCTTCACCGGCTGGGTGCGCTGA
- a CDS encoding DUF4097 family beta strand repeat-containing protein, whose amino-acid sequence MPSYETPQPISVTLELSVGNVRITASERTDSVIEVRPTDPADDSDVKAAQQVRVDYTNGTLRVTGPKSKVFDFSHRSKSVDVTIGIPSDSHLSATMQVGDLHCAGRLGECSYKTSVGNLWSQQSAALRIQTSIGDVSADEIAGDAEIATGSGRVQLGQVDGAAEVKNSNGDTELDAVTGDVRVRSANGSIRVDRAGAGVDAKTSNGDIRVGEVVGGSVVLATAKGDLDVGVAEGTAAWLQLNTAFGHVRNLLDPAAQPGDSDQRVEVHGRTSYGDITVRRAPSQSGRVNHDQS is encoded by the coding sequence ATGCCAAGTTACGAAACACCGCAACCAATCTCGGTGACGCTCGAACTGAGCGTCGGCAATGTACGCATCACCGCCAGTGAGCGCACCGACAGCGTCATCGAGGTGCGGCCGACCGACCCCGCTGACGACTCTGACGTCAAGGCCGCGCAGCAGGTCCGGGTCGACTACACCAACGGCACCCTCAGAGTCACCGGACCGAAGTCGAAGGTTTTCGACTTCTCCCACCGATCCAAATCGGTCGACGTGACGATCGGGATACCCAGTGACTCCCACCTCTCCGCGACGATGCAGGTCGGCGATCTGCACTGCGCTGGACGCCTCGGCGAGTGCTCGTACAAGACCTCCGTCGGAAACCTCTGGTCGCAGCAGTCGGCGGCCCTACGCATACAGACATCGATCGGCGATGTCAGCGCCGACGAGATCGCCGGTGACGCCGAGATCGCGACCGGATCGGGGCGAGTCCAGCTCGGCCAGGTCGACGGCGCAGCCGAGGTGAAGAACTCCAATGGCGACACCGAACTGGATGCCGTCACCGGTGACGTGCGAGTGCGCTCGGCCAACGGCAGCATCCGGGTCGACCGAGCCGGAGCCGGTGTCGATGCCAAGACCTCCAACGGCGACATCCGAGTCGGCGAGGTCGTCGGCGGTTCGGTGGTGCTCGCGACCGCGAAGGGCGACCTCGACGTGGGCGTCGCCGAAGGTACCGCCGCCTGGCTGCAGCTCAACACCGCGTTCGGGCACGTCCGGAATCTGCTGGACCCCGCGGCCCAGCCCGGCGACTCCGACCAGCGAGTCGAGGTGCACGGGCGCACGTCCTATGGCGACATCACGGTTCGCCGCGCCCCATCCCAGTCTGGACGAGTGAACCATGACCAGTCCTGA
- a CDS encoding ATP-binding cassette domain-containing protein produces MTSPESPPAITTTGLRKSFGDQVVLDGLDLSVRRGTVFALLGANGAGKTTTIRILTTLIRADGGGAQVAGHDVGLEPDAVRAAIGVTGQFSAVDNLLTGMENLLLMADLHHLGKDERRRRTAKLLEEFDLRDAAKKPASTYSGGMRRRLDLAMTLVGDPQVIFLDEPTTGLDPRGRRDMWRIVRELVATGVTIFLTTQYLEEADELADRIAVLDRGRVIAEGSSEELKRRIPGGHIRLRFSDRQHLETALGALDNATRDRDALALRVPSDGSLSSLKSLLDRIDQIDQIDQVNGRHFEVGELSVHTPDLDDVFLALTTNSTKEKARTS; encoded by the coding sequence ATGACCAGTCCTGAATCCCCGCCGGCGATCACGACGACCGGCCTGCGCAAATCCTTCGGCGACCAGGTCGTCCTCGACGGGCTCGATCTGAGCGTGCGACGGGGGACGGTCTTCGCACTACTCGGTGCAAACGGTGCCGGGAAGACCACGACGATCAGGATTCTGACCACCCTCATCCGGGCCGACGGCGGAGGGGCTCAGGTGGCCGGCCACGATGTCGGCCTTGAACCGGACGCCGTGCGCGCCGCGATCGGCGTGACAGGGCAGTTCTCCGCCGTGGACAACCTGCTGACCGGGATGGAGAACCTGTTGCTGATGGCGGATCTTCATCACCTCGGCAAGGACGAGCGCCGTCGACGTACGGCGAAGCTGCTCGAAGAGTTCGATCTCCGGGACGCGGCCAAGAAGCCGGCGTCCACCTACTCCGGCGGGATGCGGCGCCGGCTCGACCTGGCGATGACACTGGTCGGCGACCCGCAGGTGATCTTCCTCGACGAGCCGACCACCGGACTCGACCCGCGCGGACGCCGGGACATGTGGCGGATCGTGCGGGAGTTGGTGGCCACCGGCGTCACCATCTTCCTGACCACCCAATACCTGGAGGAGGCCGACGAGCTGGCCGACCGGATCGCCGTGCTCGACCGGGGGCGGGTGATCGCGGAGGGCAGCTCCGAGGAGCTCAAGCGTCGCATCCCGGGTGGGCACATTCGCCTGCGGTTCTCCGACCGGCAGCATCTGGAGACGGCTCTGGGGGCGCTCGACAACGCCACCCGCGACAGGGATGCCCTGGCCCTACGGGTTCCCAGCGACGGCAGCCTGAGCTCGCTGAAGTCGCTGCTCGACCGCATCGACCAGATCGACCAGATCGACCAGGTCAACGGCCGGCACTTCGAGGTCGGCGAGCTCTCCGTCCACACTCCCGATCTCGACGACGTCTTCCTCGCCCTGACCACCAACTCAACGAAGGAGAAGGCGAGGACCTCATGA
- a CDS encoding ABC transporter permease — translation MSVETLTRPASVPPRVYPLRDSATMLRRSLKRMQRYPSMTVMLVGMPIVFLLLFVYVFGATLGAGLSDGRGGRGDYVNYVVPAILLMTVAATVQGTAISVAMDLTEGIVARFRSMHIARVSVLAGHVLGSVIQTAISLTIVIGVALLVGFRPVAGLGGWLATAGFLLAVTLALVWLAVALGQVSKSVETASNLPMPLVLLPFLSSGFVPTDSMPAGLRWLAECQPFTPIIETLRGLLMATAIGDSGWIALGWIAVIGAGGYLWSKRLFNREPIN, via the coding sequence ATGAGCGTCGAAACCCTCACCCGTCCGGCCTCGGTCCCCCCGCGCGTCTACCCGCTGCGCGACTCGGCCACGATGCTGCGGCGAAGTCTCAAGCGCATGCAGCGCTACCCGTCGATGACCGTGATGCTCGTCGGCATGCCAATCGTCTTTCTGCTGCTCTTCGTCTATGTCTTCGGCGCCACGTTGGGGGCCGGGCTCAGTGACGGCCGCGGCGGGCGCGGCGACTACGTCAACTACGTGGTGCCGGCGATCCTTCTGATGACGGTGGCGGCCACGGTCCAGGGCACGGCGATCTCGGTCGCGATGGACCTGACCGAGGGCATCGTGGCCCGCTTCCGCAGCATGCACATCGCGCGCGTCTCGGTCCTCGCCGGACATGTCCTCGGCAGCGTCATCCAGACGGCGATCAGCCTGACGATCGTGATCGGCGTCGCGCTGCTGGTCGGCTTCCGGCCGGTCGCCGGGCTCGGCGGGTGGCTGGCCACAGCCGGGTTCCTGCTCGCGGTGACACTCGCCCTCGTCTGGCTGGCCGTGGCACTCGGTCAGGTGAGCAAGAGCGTCGAGACGGCCAGCAACCTGCCGATGCCTCTGGTTCTGCTGCCCTTCCTGAGCAGCGGATTCGTCCCGACCGACTCGATGCCGGCCGGCCTGCGCTGGCTGGCCGAGTGCCAGCCCTTCACGCCGATCATCGAGACGCTGCGCGGCCTGCTGATGGCCACCGCGATCGGCGACAGCGGGTGGATCGCCCTCGGCTGGATCGCCGTGATCGGCGCCGGGGGCTATCTCTGGTCGAAGCGGCTCTTCAACCGCGAGCCCATCAACTGA
- a CDS encoding YciI family protein gives MTEYLIVFNDEWVPDHTDEELHEKSLAVRRLVAEMKAAGVFIFTGGLDDAAPVFNVDASSGTPLFTDGPFVESKEHLGGFAVVDVADEQAARLWAGKIAVACGWPQEVRRFRAPGQPPPTP, from the coding sequence ATGACCGAATACCTCATCGTCTTCAATGACGAGTGGGTGCCCGACCATACCGACGAAGAGTTGCACGAGAAGTCGCTGGCCGTCCGGAGGTTGGTGGCCGAGATGAAGGCCGCCGGGGTGTTCATCTTCACGGGCGGACTGGATGACGCGGCCCCCGTGTTCAACGTCGACGCCTCGAGCGGTACACCGCTGTTCACTGACGGCCCGTTCGTCGAATCCAAGGAGCATCTCGGCGGGTTCGCCGTCGTGGATGTGGCCGACGAGCAGGCGGCCCGACTCTGGGCGGGGAAGATCGCGGTGGCCTGCGGGTGGCCGCAGGAGGTACGACGCTTCCGGGCGCCCGGCCAACCTCCCCCGACTCCTTAG
- a CDS encoding acyl-CoA desaturase yields MTILDDVSVDPSERDATQTEPAAATAAKPAPKPVFEGEKRSYEQAILYAMVIIPFIALIAAIPVAWGWGLGWSDITLALVFYVISGLGITVGYHRYFTHASFKANRGLRIGLAIAGSLAIEGPVIRWVADHRRHHAFSDKEGDPHSPWRYGETVPALIKGNFFAHIGWLFDVEHTNRDKYTPDLMRDKDIRRIDTLFPLWVAVSLLLPALLGGLLTWSLAGAVSAFFWASLVRICVLHHVTWSINSICHTIGERPFSSRDKSANFWPLAVLSFGESWHNLHHADPTAARHGVLRGQIDESARVIWLFEKLGWATDVRWSSAERVEKLRASVVGTPSL; encoded by the coding sequence TTGACCATTCTTGACGACGTATCGGTCGATCCGTCCGAGCGCGACGCGACGCAGACCGAGCCCGCCGCCGCGACCGCGGCCAAGCCAGCCCCCAAGCCGGTTTTTGAGGGCGAGAAGCGCAGCTACGAGCAGGCGATTCTCTACGCCATGGTCATCATCCCGTTCATCGCGCTCATCGCTGCGATCCCGGTGGCCTGGGGTTGGGGATTGGGCTGGAGCGACATCACGCTGGCGCTGGTCTTCTACGTCATCTCCGGTCTGGGCATCACCGTCGGCTACCACCGCTACTTCACCCACGCCTCCTTCAAGGCCAACCGTGGGCTGCGGATCGGGCTGGCCATCGCCGGCAGTTTGGCCATCGAGGGCCCAGTGATCCGTTGGGTCGCAGACCACCGTCGCCATCACGCCTTCAGTGACAAAGAGGGTGACCCGCATTCGCCGTGGCGCTACGGGGAGACGGTCCCGGCGCTGATCAAGGGCAACTTCTTTGCGCACATCGGCTGGCTCTTCGATGTCGAGCACACCAACCGCGACAAGTACACGCCGGATCTGATGCGTGACAAGGACATTCGTCGCATCGACACGCTCTTCCCGCTCTGGGTCGCCGTCTCGCTGCTGCTGCCGGCGCTCCTGGGCGGGCTGCTCACCTGGTCGCTGGCCGGTGCGGTGAGTGCATTCTTCTGGGCGTCGCTGGTACGCATCTGCGTCCTGCACCACGTCACCTGGTCGATCAACTCGATCTGCCACACCATCGGTGAGCGGCCGTTCAGTTCTCGGGACAAGAGTGCGAACTTCTGGCCGCTGGCCGTCCTGAGTTTCGGCGAGAGCTGGCACAACCTGCACCACGCCGATCCGACGGCGGCCCGCCACGGCGTGCTCCGCGGCCAGATCGACGAATCGGCCCGGGTCATCTGGCTCTTCGAGAAGCTCGGTTGGGCAACCGACGTCCGGTGGAGTTCAGCCGAGCGGGTCGAGAAGCTCCGCGCGTCCGTGGTCGGTACGCCTAGCCTGTGA